A window of the Pantoea sp. Lij88 genome harbors these coding sequences:
- a CDS encoding aldo/keto reductase family oxidoreductase: MSDTTMTFTLGDREVNRLGYGAMQLAGPSVFGPVKDEARAIQVLRDAIAAGVNHIDTSDFYGPHETNQLIKKALHPYPQDLCIVTKVGARRDVKGGWLAAMEPEALTQAVEDNLRNLGLDVIEVVNLRSMLHPAKPKEGSLAPQLEALLELQARGLIRHIGLSNVTATQIAEAQAMTPIVCVQNMYNLAHRQDDELVDQLAQQGIAYVPFFPLGGFSPLQSDRLNEVAAALNATPMQVALAWLLRRSPNILLIPGTSSPEHLKENLASAKLHLSDEVMEKLNTL; encoded by the coding sequence ATGTCAGACACCACCATGACTTTTACGTTAGGCGATCGTGAAGTAAACCGTCTCGGCTATGGCGCTATGCAGCTGGCCGGCCCTAGCGTGTTCGGCCCGGTGAAAGATGAAGCGCGGGCTATACAGGTTTTACGCGACGCCATCGCGGCAGGCGTCAATCATATCGACACCAGCGACTTTTATGGGCCGCATGAAACCAATCAGTTAATAAAAAAAGCGCTCCATCCTTATCCGCAGGATCTCTGCATTGTGACCAAAGTGGGTGCCCGCCGCGACGTCAAAGGCGGCTGGCTCGCGGCGATGGAACCGGAGGCGCTGACGCAGGCGGTGGAAGATAACCTGCGCAACCTGGGGCTGGACGTGATTGAAGTGGTGAACCTTCGCAGCATGCTGCATCCGGCTAAACCTAAAGAAGGCTCTCTGGCGCCACAGCTGGAAGCACTACTGGAATTACAGGCGCGCGGGCTGATTCGGCATATTGGCCTGAGCAACGTTACTGCCACGCAAATCGCAGAAGCGCAGGCGATGACGCCGATCGTCTGCGTGCAGAATATGTATAACCTCGCGCATCGGCAGGATGATGAACTGGTGGATCAGCTTGCGCAGCAGGGTATCGCTTACGTGCCGTTTTTCCCGCTGGGCGGTTTCTCTCCGCTGCAATCGGATCGACTTAATGAAGTGGCTGCGGCGCTGAATGCCACGCCGATGCAGGTTGCACTGGCGTGGCTGCTGCGGCGCTCGCCTAATATTCTGTTGATTCCCGGCACCTCTTCGCCGGAACACCTCAAAGAGAATCTTGCCAGCGCTAAGCTGCACCTGTCGGATGAGGTGATGGAAAAGCTGAATACCCTTTAA
- a CDS encoding alpha/beta hydrolase, producing the protein MTRKWKTIKRRLWRLVIVVGVLLLLILIIRIYEAERGPDLHRWHTWIPHELTVAQLDKASYADYLTAENQLFDEMKQQVSNQLEAEDKTPLNRYYAGSMIYPGHFDQDWNRSYILRPTGTPRGAVVLLHGLTDSPYSLRHVAETYRQRGFVAVAIRLPGHGTVPAGLTDVEWQDWMAATRLAVREATRLAGTQTPLHLVGFSNGGALAVKYALDSLGDDSLRRPQQLILLSPMIGVTRFARFAGIAGLPSVFPAFSKTAWLNIVPEFNPFKYNSFPVHAARQTYLLTQALQKEIQHYARNQQLSGFPPVLTFQSVMDSTVSTPSVIRSLYNFLPENGSELVLFDINQAVTVSPLFRHSSYTAVNQLLPATRRNYASTVITNASATSLQMVTKSVPAGETQERIQPLAINYPAGLYSLSHVAIPFPAEDGLYGSAPAKKNEFGISFGTLSLRGESAVLIVGLDSIMRATSNPFYPYMISRIDHHIGCSDRPKLAACLNSF; encoded by the coding sequence ATGACCCGGAAATGGAAAACAATTAAACGCAGACTCTGGCGGCTGGTGATAGTGGTCGGGGTGCTTTTACTGCTGATACTGATCATCCGAATCTATGAAGCAGAGCGCGGACCGGATCTACATCGCTGGCACACCTGGATCCCCCATGAACTGACCGTGGCACAACTCGATAAAGCCAGTTATGCCGATTACCTCACTGCCGAAAATCAGCTGTTTGACGAGATGAAGCAGCAGGTCAGCAACCAACTTGAAGCCGAAGATAAAACCCCGCTCAACCGATATTACGCTGGCAGCATGATCTATCCGGGCCATTTTGATCAGGACTGGAACCGCTCCTACATTCTGCGCCCGACAGGCACGCCGCGCGGTGCGGTCGTGCTGTTGCATGGGCTGACGGACAGCCCTTACAGTCTGCGTCATGTAGCAGAGACTTATCGTCAGCGGGGCTTTGTGGCGGTGGCGATAAGGTTACCGGGTCACGGCACGGTGCCCGCAGGTTTAACGGATGTTGAATGGCAGGACTGGATGGCTGCTACGCGTCTGGCGGTGCGGGAAGCAACCCGTCTGGCAGGCACGCAGACGCCGCTGCATCTGGTCGGTTTCTCGAACGGCGGGGCGCTGGCAGTAAAATATGCGCTCGACAGCCTGGGCGATGACTCGCTGCGTCGTCCACAACAGCTGATTCTGTTATCTCCGATGATCGGTGTGACGAGATTTGCCCGCTTCGCTGGCATCGCCGGTCTGCCCTCTGTTTTTCCGGCCTTCTCAAAAACCGCGTGGCTGAACATCGTGCCGGAGTTTAATCCGTTTAAATATAACTCTTTTCCGGTTCACGCTGCCCGCCAGACCTATTTACTGACACAGGCGCTGCAGAAAGAGATCCAGCACTACGCGCGTAATCAGCAGCTATCTGGCTTTCCGCCGGTACTGACTTTTCAGTCGGTGATGGATTCTACCGTCAGCACGCCTTCGGTAATCCGCTCGTTGTACAATTTTTTGCCGGAGAATGGCAGTGAGCTGGTACTGTTCGATATCAATCAGGCCGTCACCGTCAGTCCGCTATTCCGGCACTCCTCATACACGGCGGTAAATCAGCTGCTGCCTGCAACCCGTCGCAATTATGCCTCGACGGTCATCACCAATGCTTCCGCCACCTCGCTGCAAATGGTGACCAAAAGCGTGCCCGCCGGAGAGACTCAGGAACGGATTCAGCCGCTGGCCATTAACTATCCGGCGGGGCTCTACTCGCTGTCACACGTTGCCATACCGTTTCCGGCGGAGGATGGTCTCTATGGCAGTGCACCCGCGAAGAAGAATGAGTTTGGGATCAGTTTTGGTACGTTGTCACTGCGTGGTGAGAGTGCGGTGCTGATTGTCGGGCTGGACTCGATTATGCGCGCCACCTCCAACCCGTTTTACCCGTACATGATTAGCCGAATCGATCACCACATCGGTTGCAGTGACAGGCCAAAGCTGGCGGCCTGCCTCAACAGCTTCTGA
- the pagP gene encoding lipid IV(A) palmitoyltransferase PagP, producing the protein MKISTTTAVVAALLTAAPLHAETTPVSSWWNGFTDTVAQTWNDPQHTDLYLPFISWHARFMYDKEKTDHYNENPWGGGLGISRYNDSGDWSALYAMAFKDSHNEWQPIVGYGWEKGWYPGSSQDFRLGAGLTAGITAREDFGNYIPLPIILPLFSAGYKAVNVQFTYIPGTYNNGNVLFAWFRYAF; encoded by the coding sequence ATGAAAATTTCAACTACAACGGCAGTTGTTGCTGCACTGCTGACCGCTGCGCCACTGCATGCTGAAACCACACCCGTCTCTTCGTGGTGGAATGGATTCACTGACACTGTGGCGCAGACATGGAACGATCCCCAACACACCGATCTCTATCTGCCGTTTATCAGCTGGCACGCCCGCTTCATGTACGACAAAGAAAAAACCGATCACTATAACGAGAATCCCTGGGGCGGCGGTCTGGGTATTTCCCGCTACAACGACAGCGGCGACTGGAGCGCGCTCTATGCGATGGCCTTTAAAGATTCGCACAACGAGTGGCAGCCGATTGTCGGTTATGGCTGGGAAAAGGGCTGGTATCCGGGTTCGAGTCAGGACTTTCGACTGGGTGCCGGATTAACAGCCGGGATCACCGCACGGGAAGACTTTGGTAACTACATTCCGCTCCCCATTATTTTGCCGCTGTTCTCTGCCGGTTATAAGGCGGTGAATGTGCAGTTCACTTATATTCCGGGCACCTACAATAATGGCAACGTTTTATTCGCGTGGTTTCGCTATGCATTTTAA
- a CDS encoding sugar porter family MFS transporter: MSTNTPDSGEAGDHAPADTVRQRIFLVVLVATMGALAFGYDTGIISGALPYMTSPPDQGGLGLNSFTEGLVASSLVFGAAIGSFLSGFFSDRFGRRITLRSLAVIFVLGSLGTALAPSVNVMVAMRFLLGIAVGGGSSTVPVFIAEIAGPRLRAPLVSRNELMIVTGQLIAYVASTLLSYLLHDQHLWRYMLAIAMVPGFLLFIGTFFVPASPHWLVAEGRLKEAKKILKYLRETPREVRHEMAQMKKQARAAERGPDAKTLIREKWVIRLMVIGVGLGFVAQFTGVNGFMYYTPIILKSTGLGTSASIAATIGNGVVSVLATFVGIWAISRFPRRTMLITGLCLVITAQIMLGSVLTFMSSSVMQSYLALACILLFLFCMQMCISPVYWLMMSELFPMQLRGVLTGGAVSLQWIFNAVVAFGFPPVMEYAGSTTFFIFAAINVGSLIFVMAMVPETRGKSLEEIESHMKEKFGEKQKEAEAL; the protein is encoded by the coding sequence ATGAGTACGAATACACCAGACTCTGGTGAAGCGGGCGATCACGCGCCTGCGGATACGGTACGCCAGCGCATCTTTTTAGTGGTGCTCGTTGCCACCATGGGCGCGCTGGCTTTTGGCTATGACACCGGGATTATCTCGGGTGCGTTACCTTATATGACCTCACCCCCCGATCAGGGTGGTCTGGGACTGAACTCCTTCACAGAAGGGCTGGTCGCCTCTTCGCTGGTGTTCGGCGCCGCTATTGGTTCCTTCCTGAGTGGTTTCTTCTCCGACCGTTTTGGCCGCCGTATTACACTGCGCAGCCTGGCGGTCATTTTTGTGCTGGGTTCTCTGGGAACCGCGCTGGCGCCCTCCGTCAACGTTATGGTGGCTATGCGCTTCCTGCTGGGGATTGCTGTCGGCGGTGGCTCTTCCACTGTACCGGTGTTTATCGCCGAGATTGCCGGCCCACGCCTGCGTGCGCCGCTGGTCAGCCGCAATGAGCTGATGATTGTCACCGGACAGCTCATCGCCTACGTTGCCAGTACGCTGCTGAGCTATCTGCTGCATGATCAGCACCTGTGGCGCTACATGCTGGCAATTGCTATGGTGCCGGGCTTCCTGCTGTTCATCGGTACGTTCTTCGTTCCCGCGTCGCCTCACTGGCTGGTGGCGGAAGGGCGACTGAAAGAGGCGAAAAAGATTCTGAAATATCTGCGCGAAACGCCCCGCGAGGTACGTCATGAGATGGCGCAGATGAAGAAACAGGCGAGGGCCGCAGAGCGCGGGCCGGATGCGAAAACCCTGATCCGCGAGAAGTGGGTTATCCGCCTGATGGTCATCGGTGTCGGACTGGGCTTTGTTGCACAGTTTACCGGCGTCAACGGCTTCATGTACTACACGCCGATCATCCTGAAGTCGACAGGCCTGGGGACCAGCGCTTCAATTGCGGCCACCATCGGGAATGGTGTGGTTTCTGTTCTGGCGACTTTTGTCGGCATCTGGGCCATCAGCCGCTTCCCGCGCCGTACGATGCTGATCACCGGTTTGTGTCTGGTGATTACTGCACAGATCATGCTGGGCAGCGTGCTGACCTTTATGAGCTCCAGCGTGATGCAGAGCTATCTCGCCCTGGCCTGCATTCTGCTGTTCCTGTTCTGCATGCAGATGTGCATCTCGCCGGTCTACTGGCTGATGATGTCAGAGCTGTTCCCGATGCAGTTGCGTGGTGTGTTAACCGGCGGCGCCGTCTCACTACAGTGGATATTTAACGCTGTGGTGGCGTTTGGCTTCCCGCCGGTCATGGAATATGCCGGCAGCACGACCTTCTTCATCTTTGCTGCGATTAACGTCGGGTCGCTGATCTTCGTGATGGCGATGGTGCCAGAGACGCGTGGCAAGAGCCTGGAAGAGATTGAGTCACACATGAAAGAGAAGTTTGGCGAAAAGCAGAAAGAGGCTGAAGCCTTATAA
- a CDS encoding LysR substrate-binding domain-containing protein gives MDKQSDHLPSIKSLRVFEQVAHFGNVARAAEELSITPSAASHQLAKLERELGCILFNRSAKGVVLTLSGEHYLREIGPILMGLAQATARISNEKARSNLRIHCAPSFGLLWLLPRIHRFRDSYPEFQLTLSCSYENLSFSRDNIDIAIRHGFPEWNAFEIKTIRHEKMSVLASPAYLEHHPVQKPADLIHHALILSESPLIQWPQWFASQQLPQPDKEWLFRFDRSYMSLEAAMLGHGLIFESELLAQDYLRSGKLVRVLSEQESLPVSAHHLVFPRGFAQFPRIAHFLSWIQEELNA, from the coding sequence ATGGATAAGCAGTCTGATCACTTACCTTCGATTAAATCACTGCGGGTTTTTGAGCAGGTGGCCCATTTTGGTAATGTCGCGCGTGCGGCCGAAGAGTTGAGTATTACCCCCTCGGCGGCCAGTCATCAGCTGGCAAAACTGGAACGGGAGCTGGGCTGCATTCTGTTCAATCGCTCGGCAAAAGGGGTTGTGCTGACGCTGTCGGGAGAACATTACCTCAGGGAGATTGGGCCGATACTGATGGGCCTGGCGCAGGCGACGGCGCGCATCAGTAACGAGAAAGCGCGCAGCAACCTCAGGATCCATTGCGCACCCAGTTTCGGTCTGCTGTGGCTGTTGCCACGCATTCATAGATTTCGTGACAGCTATCCTGAGTTCCAGCTCACGCTCTCCTGCTCCTACGAAAACCTGTCCTTCAGTCGCGACAATATTGATATAGCCATACGTCACGGATTCCCGGAATGGAATGCCTTTGAAATTAAAACCATCCGCCATGAAAAAATGTCGGTGCTGGCTTCTCCCGCCTATCTGGAACACCATCCTGTTCAGAAGCCCGCTGATTTAATTCATCATGCGCTGATATTATCCGAGTCACCGCTTATTCAATGGCCGCAGTGGTTTGCGTCTCAGCAATTACCTCAGCCGGATAAAGAGTGGTTATTTCGTTTTGATCGCTCATATATGAGTCTTGAAGCGGCGATGTTAGGTCACGGTCTGATATTTGAGAGTGAGTTGCTGGCTCAGGACTACCTGCGCAGCGGAAAACTGGTCAGGGTCCTGTCAGAGCAGGAGAGTCTGCCTGTTAGCGCCCATCATCTGGTCTTCCCTCGCGGGTTCGCCCAGTTTCCCCGCATCGCCCATTTTCTGAGCTGGATCCAGGAGGAACTCAACGCGTAA
- a CDS encoding SDR family NAD(P)-dependent oxidoreductase, with product MLLENKVAIITGAASQRGIGRATATCFAQQGARVVVLDLDLQAAQASALSCGDGHLGLAADVTDPLSVRRAIDQVLEHFGRIDVLVNNAGITQPVKTLEIGMEDYNRILDVNLRGTLLMSQAVIPSMQQQKGGSIICLSSVSAQRGGGIFGGPHYSAAKAGVLGLTKAMAREFGPDQIRINALTPGLIQTDITGGLLQDERRHAILDGIPLGRLGTASDVANAALFLASDLSGYLTGITLDVNGGMLIH from the coding sequence ATGTTACTCGAAAACAAAGTTGCGATTATTACAGGTGCCGCCTCTCAGCGCGGCATTGGCCGGGCCACAGCCACCTGCTTTGCTCAGCAGGGTGCGCGCGTCGTGGTGCTCGATTTGGATCTGCAGGCCGCCCAGGCCAGCGCACTGTCGTGTGGTGACGGGCATCTCGGTCTGGCAGCCGATGTCACCGATCCCCTCTCCGTTCGTCGCGCCATCGACCAGGTCCTTGAGCACTTCGGGCGTATTGATGTGCTGGTCAATAATGCGGGGATTACTCAGCCGGTTAAGACACTGGAGATTGGCATGGAGGATTACAACCGTATTCTTGATGTCAATCTGCGCGGCACGCTGCTGATGTCTCAGGCGGTGATCCCTTCCATGCAGCAGCAGAAAGGCGGCAGCATCATCTGTCTTTCATCGGTATCGGCACAGCGCGGCGGCGGTATTTTTGGCGGTCCACACTACAGTGCAGCCAAAGCGGGCGTTCTGGGCCTGACTAAAGCGATGGCGCGCGAGTTTGGCCCCGACCAGATACGCATTAATGCCCTCACGCCCGGTCTGATTCAGACGGACATCACCGGTGGTCTGTTACAGGATGAACGCCGCCACGCCATTCTCGACGGTATTCCGCTCGGACGCCTCGGTACCGCCAGCGATGTCGCTAACGCGGCGCTCTTCCTCGCCAGCGATCTCTCCGGTTATCTCACCGGCATCACGCTGGATGTGAACGGCGGCATGCTCATCCATTAA
- a CDS encoding MFS transporter, giving the protein MTTLNLSAASAARDITYRKIAWRLMPWLMLCYLCAYLDRVNVGFAKLQMMDDLSLSETVYGLGAGIFFIGYFFFEVPSNLILHRVGARRWIARIMITWGIISALFAFVETAWQFYLLRFLLGVAEAGLAPGLLLYLTYWFPSYRRARMTVLWFIAIPLSGMIGGPLSGWIMGTFAGFHGWAGWQWMFMLEAIPTLVMGFVVLRVLKDRVEQADWLDDDEKRRVRADLDEDNQQKACHGTVKAFVADRRLWLLAVIYFCVVMGQYALTFWLPTLVRNSGVSEPLHIGLLTSLPYLCAIIFMLLAGRSGDRHRERRWHLIVPMLVGLTGLTLATLLSHSVSLSLFSLCIAAAGILSASSLFWMLPTNLLGGVSAAAGIAAVNCIANLAGFFSPWLIGSITTATGSPASGMYFIAAVLLGGALCVLRIRAADVNR; this is encoded by the coding sequence ATGACCACGCTTAATCTGAGCGCAGCCTCTGCTGCGCGCGATATCACCTATCGCAAAATTGCCTGGCGCCTGATGCCCTGGCTGATGCTCTGTTACCTCTGTGCCTATCTCGATCGCGTCAATGTTGGCTTCGCTAAATTACAGATGATGGATGATTTATCACTCAGCGAAACCGTTTATGGGCTGGGTGCCGGGATCTTTTTCATCGGCTACTTCTTCTTTGAGGTGCCGAGCAACCTGATCCTGCATCGGGTCGGCGCACGTCGCTGGATTGCCCGCATTATGATTACCTGGGGCATTATCTCAGCGCTGTTCGCCTTTGTTGAAACAGCCTGGCAGTTTTACCTGCTGCGCTTTCTGCTTGGCGTCGCCGAGGCGGGTCTGGCGCCAGGTCTGCTGCTCTATCTCACCTACTGGTTTCCGTCTTATCGTCGCGCACGCATGACGGTGCTCTGGTTTATCGCTATTCCACTCTCCGGGATGATAGGTGGCCCGCTCTCTGGCTGGATTATGGGGACGTTTGCAGGTTTCCACGGCTGGGCGGGCTGGCAGTGGATGTTTATGCTGGAAGCTATCCCCACTCTTGTTATGGGTTTTGTGGTACTGAGGGTTCTGAAGGATCGGGTGGAGCAGGCGGACTGGCTGGATGACGACGAGAAACGTCGCGTGCGTGCCGATCTTGACGAGGACAACCAGCAGAAGGCCTGTCACGGAACAGTAAAGGCCTTTGTTGCCGATCGTCGTCTCTGGCTACTGGCAGTGATCTATTTTTGTGTGGTCATGGGCCAGTATGCACTGACCTTCTGGTTACCCACTCTGGTGAGAAACTCGGGCGTCAGTGAACCGCTGCATATCGGTCTGCTGACCAGTCTGCCTTACCTGTGTGCCATTATCTTTATGCTGCTGGCCGGGCGCAGCGGCGATCGCCATCGTGAACGTCGCTGGCACCTGATTGTTCCGATGCTGGTCGGACTCACCGGACTGACGCTGGCGACCCTGCTCAGCCATAGCGTCTCCCTGTCACTGTTTTCTCTCTGTATTGCCGCTGCGGGCATTCTTTCCGCCTCATCACTGTTCTGGATGTTACCGACCAACCTGTTGGGTGGCGTCTCTGCTGCCGCAGGCATCGCTGCGGTGAACTGTATTGCTAATCTGGCCGGGTTCTTCTCACCGTGGCTGATTGGTTCTATCACTACCGCAACCGGGTCACCGGCTTCAGGAATGTATTTTATTGCTGCCGTCCTGCTGGGTGGCGCGTTATGCGTGCTGCGCATCCGGGCAGCGGATGTTAATCGTTAA
- a CDS encoding transketolase: protein MTDSRHRSHALSLQQRASHIRRHALLMGQVQGQGYIGQALGAADLLAVSYFHALNYRADQPEWEGRDRFYLSIGHYAIALYAALLEAGVIPEEERETYGADESRLPMSGMAAYTPGMEITGGSLGHGLGIAVGACLGLKQKGSQARIYNLLSDGELNEGSTWEAAMSASHWQLDNLIAIIDVNNQQADGHSSEILAFEPIVDRWQAFGWYTQRVDGNDIAALQDAFDAARSWPEPQPRVIICDTRMGKGVPFLESREKTHFIRVDADEWDKALTALEQGV from the coding sequence ATGACTGACTCTCGTCACCGTTCACACGCGCTTTCACTGCAGCAACGCGCAAGCCATATTCGCCGTCATGCCCTGTTAATGGGCCAGGTTCAGGGACAGGGCTATATCGGTCAGGCACTGGGTGCCGCCGATTTGCTCGCCGTCAGTTATTTTCACGCATTGAATTACCGGGCGGATCAGCCCGAGTGGGAAGGTCGCGACCGTTTCTATCTGTCGATTGGTCATTACGCTATCGCCCTTTACGCCGCGCTGCTTGAAGCGGGCGTGATACCTGAGGAGGAAAGAGAAACCTATGGTGCCGATGAAAGCCGGCTACCGATGTCTGGCATGGCCGCCTATACCCCCGGCATGGAAATTACCGGCGGTTCACTGGGTCATGGCCTGGGTATTGCCGTCGGTGCCTGCCTGGGGCTGAAGCAGAAAGGCTCACAGGCGCGAATCTATAACCTGCTTTCAGACGGAGAGCTTAATGAAGGCTCCACCTGGGAAGCGGCAATGTCAGCTTCACACTGGCAGCTTGATAACCTGATCGCCATTATCGACGTCAACAATCAGCAGGCTGACGGCCACAGCAGTGAGATTCTCGCTTTTGAACCGATCGTGGATCGCTGGCAGGCTTTTGGCTGGTATACCCAGCGGGTCGATGGCAACGATATTGCTGCTCTGCAGGACGCCTTTGACGCTGCACGCAGCTGGCCTGAACCCCAGCCGCGCGTCATCATTTGTGATACCCGAATGGGCAAAGGTGTGCCGTTCCTGGAGAGCCGTGAGAAAACTCACTTCATTCGTGTTGACGCCGATGAGTGGGACAAAGCCCTGACCGCACTTGAGCAAGGAGTCTGA
- a CDS encoding transketolase family protein yields the protein MSSQPQKKRLTTSAMIASIAAEGQPTVSAPFGHALVALAEQRSDVVGLTADLSKYTDLHLFAEAFPQRFYQMGMAEQLLMSAAAGMAREGFMPFVTTYAVFASRRAYDFICMAIAEENLNVKIACALPGLTTGYGPSHQATDDLAIFRGMPNLTIIDPCDALEISQVIPAIAEHPGPVYLRLLRGKVPLVLDKYDYHYQHGKAQRLRSGKHAVIISSGLMTMRALEAAEALEKQGIEIGVVHSPMIKPLDEETILREAGVAVQGNQHVITAENHSITGGLGEAIAALLMRNQVTPRFKQIALPDAFLAAGALPTLHDRYGISTDAMVKQIVNWLEA from the coding sequence ATGAGTTCACAACCGCAAAAAAAACGTCTGACCACATCCGCCATGATCGCCTCAATTGCTGCTGAGGGTCAGCCTACGGTTTCTGCTCCTTTCGGGCATGCTCTGGTCGCTCTGGCAGAGCAGCGCTCAGATGTGGTGGGCCTGACAGCAGATTTAAGTAAATACACCGATCTGCACCTGTTCGCAGAGGCTTTTCCGCAACGCTTTTATCAGATGGGGATGGCGGAACAGTTACTCATGAGTGCCGCAGCGGGAATGGCGCGGGAAGGCTTTATGCCGTTTGTCACCACGTATGCCGTGTTTGCTTCCCGTCGCGCCTATGATTTTATCTGTATGGCTATCGCCGAAGAAAATCTGAACGTCAAAATTGCCTGTGCACTGCCTGGGCTGACGACCGGTTATGGTCCGAGTCATCAGGCGACTGACGACCTGGCTATTTTCCGGGGCATGCCGAACCTGACAATCATCGATCCCTGTGATGCTCTGGAGATTAGCCAGGTCATTCCGGCTATCGCAGAGCATCCGGGGCCTGTCTATTTACGTCTGCTACGCGGTAAGGTTCCGCTGGTGCTGGATAAATATGACTATCACTATCAGCACGGTAAGGCTCAGCGTCTGCGAAGCGGTAAGCATGCCGTAATTATCAGTAGCGGATTGATGACCATGCGGGCACTTGAAGCTGCTGAAGCGCTGGAGAAGCAGGGCATTGAGATCGGGGTGGTTCACTCTCCTATGATTAAACCTCTCGATGAAGAGACTATCCTGAGGGAAGCGGGGGTGGCAGTGCAGGGTAATCAGCATGTTATCACAGCAGAGAATCATTCCATTACCGGCGGGTTAGGCGAAGCTATTGCGGCGCTGTTAATGCGAAACCAGGTCACTCCACGCTTCAAACAGATTGCCCTGCCGGATGCATTTCTTGCCGCGGGCGCATTGCCGACGCTGCATGACCGTTATGGCATCTCAACCGATGCTATGGTTAAGCAAATCGTCAACTGGCTTGAGGCCTGA
- a CDS encoding ParB family protein, with translation MSAKRITIGRTFSQTPLENGTTDSQHNQTFVLATGKRALFRFERIAASEVESKTFVTMETNGRDQAGLTPDSLRDIIRTIKLQQFFPAIGVMRDDRIEILDGSRRRAAALYCKTGLDVLITDAAITPDEARRLAQDIQTAREHNLREVGMRLLTLKEGGLSQKEIAENQGLSQAKVTRALQAASVPAELISLFPNHAELTYPDYKALLQAADKLSESGQSVEALIKSISREIDVVCAREGLAEDELKNHILRLVRQGSQTLMKEPEKDKTQATVLWSFADKDRFARKKVRGRMFSYEFNRQSKELQEELDKVIAETLKKYLNH, from the coding sequence ATGAGCGCAAAAAGAATCACGATTGGCAGAACCTTCAGCCAGACTCCACTCGAAAATGGTACGACTGACAGCCAGCACAATCAGACCTTTGTTCTGGCAACGGGCAAGCGCGCCCTGTTTCGATTTGAACGTATTGCCGCCAGTGAGGTTGAGAGCAAAACGTTTGTCACGATGGAAACCAACGGACGCGACCAGGCAGGCCTGACGCCTGATTCACTGCGCGACATTATCCGCACCATCAAGCTGCAACAGTTCTTCCCGGCCATTGGCGTGATGCGCGATGACCGCATTGAGATCCTCGACGGCTCGCGCCGCCGGGCTGCCGCGCTCTATTGCAAAACCGGCCTGGACGTGCTGATCACTGACGCAGCAATTACTCCTGATGAAGCCCGCCGACTGGCGCAGGATATTCAGACGGCACGCGAGCACAATCTGCGTGAAGTGGGTATGCGGCTGCTGACGCTGAAAGAGGGTGGTTTGTCGCAGAAAGAGATCGCTGAAAACCAGGGTTTATCTCAGGCAAAAGTTACGCGTGCCCTGCAGGCCGCCAGTGTTCCGGCAGAATTAATCTCACTCTTTCCAAACCACGCTGAGCTAACTTATCCCGACTATAAGGCGCTGTTGCAGGCTGCTGACAAGTTGAGTGAGTCCGGGCAAAGTGTTGAAGCCCTGATTAAGTCGATTTCCAGAGAGATTGATGTAGTCTGCGCCCGCGAAGGACTGGCCGAGGATGAGCTTAAGAATCATATTCTGCGACTGGTTCGACAGGGCAGCCAGACACTGATGAAGGAGCCGGAGAAAGATAAAACGCAGGCGACTGTACTCTGGTCGTTTGCAGATAAAGATCGCTTTGCCCGTAAAAAGGTACGCGGTCGTATGTTCAGCTATGAATTCAACCGGCAGTCAAAAGAACTGCAGGAAGAACTGGATAAAGTTATTGCTGAGACGCTGAAAAAGTATCTCAACCATTAA